Proteins encoded in a region of the Candidatus Binatia bacterium genome:
- a CDS encoding phosphoglycerate kinase: MKIIDELDLAGKRTFIRVDYNVPLDKSGDVRRITDDSRIRGSLPTVHYALEQGARVVLASHLGRPKGQVDPTMSLAPAAERLSELLDCKVTLATDCVGPAAQQAVAALGDGEVLLLENLRFHAEEEKNDPAFVAQLASLADVYVNDAFGTAHRAHASTAGVAGVVAEKAAGFLLRDEIKHLGVLLEGAEHPFVVILGGAKVSDKITVIENLLPRCDAMLIGGAMAYTFLKAQGLGVGGSLVEEDKLEMAANALADAKARGIPLLLPSDHVVAEKPSADAAAEVSGLQIADGWLGVDIGPESRKRFAEQIASAKTVLWNGPMGIFEIDAFAGGTLAIADAMAQNPGTTIVGGGDSVAAIGRAGVADKITHISTGGGASLEFLEGKTLPGIAALG, encoded by the coding sequence ATGAAGATCATCGACGAGCTCGATCTCGCCGGAAAGCGCACCTTCATCCGCGTCGACTACAACGTCCCGCTCGACAAGAGCGGTGACGTGCGACGCATTACGGACGACTCCCGCATCCGCGGGAGTCTGCCGACGGTCCACTACGCACTCGAACAAGGGGCGCGAGTGGTCCTGGCGTCGCACCTCGGACGGCCCAAGGGCCAGGTCGACCCGACGATGTCACTCGCGCCGGCAGCGGAGCGGCTCTCCGAACTGCTGGATTGCAAGGTGACGCTCGCAACCGATTGCGTCGGCCCCGCGGCCCAACAGGCCGTGGCTGCACTCGGTGACGGCGAGGTTCTGCTGCTCGAGAACCTCCGCTTCCACGCCGAAGAAGAGAAGAACGACCCGGCGTTCGTCGCGCAGCTCGCATCGCTCGCCGACGTTTACGTGAACGACGCGTTCGGCACGGCGCACCGTGCGCACGCGTCGACGGCCGGCGTTGCCGGCGTCGTTGCAGAGAAGGCTGCGGGCTTCCTCCTGCGTGACGAGATCAAGCATCTCGGCGTCCTGCTCGAAGGCGCTGAGCATCCTTTCGTCGTGATCCTCGGCGGCGCCAAGGTTTCGGACAAGATCACGGTGATCGAGAACCTCCTCCCCCGCTGCGACGCCATGTTGATCGGTGGCGCGATGGCCTACACCTTCTTGAAGGCGCAGGGTCTCGGAGTCGGCGGATCGCTCGTCGAGGAAGACAAGCTCGAGATGGCCGCGAACGCGCTCGCCGACGCAAAGGCACGCGGCATTCCGCTGCTGCTCCCGTCGGATCACGTCGTCGCCGAAAAGCCCTCGGCCGACGCGGCGGCGGAAGTCTCCGGACTCCAGATCGCGGACGGCTGGCTTGGCGTCGACATCGGCCCCGAGAGTCGGAAGCGGTTCGCGGAGCAGATCGCCTCGGCGAAGACCGTTTTGTGGAACGGACCGATGGGGATCTTCGAGATCGACGCGTTCGCCGGCGGCACGCTCGCGATTGCGGACGCGATGGCCCAGAACCCCGGCACGACGATCGTCGGCGGCGGGGACTCGGTGGCCGCCATCGGCCGCGCGGGCGTCGCCGACAAGATCACGCACATTTCGACCGGCGGCGGAGCCTCTCTGGAGTTCCTCGAAGGCAAGACCCTGCCCGGAATCGCTGCGCTCGGCTGA
- the tpiA gene encoding triose-phosphate isomerase has product MARKPILAGNWKMHGSNADAKALASGLAANVGNRDDRGVILSPPFTALATTLEAVRGTSIIVAAQNMHFEEKGAFTGEISPTMLQDLGITHVILGHSERREVFGESDELINKKVASALAHDLTAILCVGETLEQRDAGDTIKVITGQVKAGLTGVTAAQCTKIVLAYEPVWAIGTGRVATPEQAQEVHAQIRTCVSGLGLPGDDIAILYGGSVKPDNVDGLMACPDIDGALVGGASLKVEDFTRIVEFQG; this is encoded by the coding sequence ATGGCTCGCAAACCAATCCTGGCAGGCAACTGGAAGATGCACGGCTCGAACGCGGACGCGAAGGCGCTCGCGAGCGGCCTGGCGGCCAACGTGGGCAATCGCGACGACCGCGGCGTGATTCTCAGCCCGCCGTTCACGGCTCTGGCGACGACGCTCGAGGCGGTCCGGGGAACGAGCATCATCGTCGCAGCCCAGAACATGCACTTCGAGGAGAAGGGCGCCTTCACCGGCGAGATCTCTCCTACGATGCTGCAGGATCTCGGCATCACGCACGTCATCCTCGGCCACTCGGAACGCCGTGAAGTGTTCGGCGAGAGCGACGAGCTCATCAACAAGAAGGTCGCGAGCGCCCTCGCCCACGACCTCACCGCGATCCTCTGCGTCGGCGAGACTCTCGAACAGCGCGACGCGGGCGACACGATCAAGGTCATCACCGGCCAGGTGAAGGCAGGTCTCACCGGCGTCACCGCCGCGCAGTGCACCAAGATCGTTCTCGCCTACGAGCCTGTCTGGGCGATCGGCACCGGCCGCGTGGCCACGCCGGAACAGGCACAAGAAGTTCACGCACAGATTCGCACGTGTGTCTCGGGCCTCGGTCTTCCGGGCGACGACATTGCCATCCTATATGGCGGCAGCGTCAAACCCGACAACGTAGACGGCCTCATGGCCTGTCCCGACATCGACGGCGCACTCGTCGGAGGCGCGAGCCTCAAGGTCGAGGACTTCACCCGCATCGTCGAGTTCCAAGGTTAG
- the secG gene encoding preprotein translocase subunit SecG translates to MDIAITVVHVIACFFLIIVVLLQTGKGADMGAVFGGSSQTVFGSGGAATLLTRLTTYTAVIFMITSLFLTWFSTRSLTISVADDIIPAEPPPLVAPVSEPAAPVVAQDTPATSDSAAVADEPAAVDPVTGEEPAPEKPAAAGAADLEEQKEEAAEAAADDTGAALEGAGTGTVEQVEEQTKPEDNAEAKRQAAETE, encoded by the coding sequence ATGGATATCGCAATCACCGTCGTTCACGTCATCGCGTGCTTCTTCTTGATCATCGTGGTCCTGCTGCAGACCGGTAAGGGCGCCGACATGGGCGCGGTCTTCGGCGGCTCGAGCCAGACCGTGTTCGGTTCCGGCGGCGCCGCGACTCTGCTCACGCGACTCACGACATACACCGCCGTGATCTTCATGATCACGTCGTTATTCCTCACGTGGTTCTCGACCCGCTCTCTCACGATCTCGGTCGCCGACGACATCATCCCGGCCGAGCCCCCGCCTCTCGTCGCACCCGTTTCCGAGCCGGCCGCGCCGGTCGTAGCCCAAGACACGCCGGCCACCAGCGACTCGGCCGCCGTCGCCGACGAGCCCGCCGCAGTCGACCCGGTCACCGGGGAAGAGCCCGCGCCAGAGAAGCCCGCTGCTGCCGGGGCCGCGGATCTCGAAGAACAGAAGGAAGAAGCAGCCGAGGCCGCAGCCGATGACACCGGAGCCGCACTCGAAGGCGCCGGCACAGGCACCGTCGAGCAGGTCGAAGAGCAGACGAAGCCCGAAGACAACGCGGAGGCCAAGCGACAGGCCGCGGAAACGGAATAG
- a CDS encoding cytochrome P450: protein MSTKDVASEVDLSQVDLIDFGLYRAGFPHSIFNQLRREAPVWWQPVPESLMQCSDPGFWVISKYDDVQSVSRDAELFCSIDGPSITTMEEMKDTMLVTMDGEHHTRQRKTINSGFTPRMVSRLESQARKWATRIVDRALERGRVEFVNEVAYQLPMHMIADIVGIPLEDRESLFDLSTRLLNPGQPEDPETHSRHMAAQVEMFTYAQQLVQTKRDNPEDDVWTIISNIEFENEDGTKEKMSELELNFFFFLLTLAGSETTRNAISHGLMALVAHPDQLEKLRQDPAAMKPAVEEILRWASPVAYFARRATRDTQVRGTKIRAGERVTVWYPSANRDEEIFEDPFRFDVSRQPNHQVAFGGGGAHFCLGANLARQEIAILFQELLGRAKEIEIVAPPKYSVLGILNPILVIPSEIQVRIT, encoded by the coding sequence ATGAGCACCAAAGACGTCGCGAGCGAGGTCGATCTATCCCAGGTGGATCTGATCGACTTCGGCCTTTACCGGGCCGGGTTCCCCCATTCGATCTTCAACCAGCTTCGCCGCGAGGCACCCGTCTGGTGGCAGCCGGTTCCCGAGAGTCTCATGCAGTGCTCGGACCCCGGGTTCTGGGTGATCTCGAAGTACGACGACGTCCAGTCGGTCAGTCGAGACGCCGAGTTGTTCTGCTCCATCGACGGCCCCTCCATCACCACGATGGAAGAGATGAAGGACACCATGCTGGTCACCATGGACGGAGAGCACCACACCCGTCAGCGCAAGACCATCAATTCGGGATTCACCCCCCGCATGGTGAGCCGACTCGAGTCGCAGGCCCGGAAATGGGCGACCCGCATCGTCGACCGCGCACTCGAGCGAGGGCGCGTCGAGTTCGTGAACGAGGTGGCCTACCAGCTCCCGATGCACATGATCGCCGACATCGTGGGCATCCCGCTGGAGGATCGGGAGTCGCTCTTCGACCTCTCCACGCGCTTGCTGAACCCCGGCCAGCCGGAAGACCCGGAGACGCATTCGCGACACATGGCAGCTCAGGTGGAGATGTTCACCTACGCCCAGCAGCTCGTGCAGACCAAGCGGGACAATCCCGAAGACGACGTCTGGACCATCATCTCGAACATCGAGTTCGAGAACGAAGACGGCACCAAGGAGAAAATGAGCGAGTTGGAGCTCAACTTCTTCTTCTTCCTGCTCACGCTCGCGGGCAGCGAGACCACACGAAACGCGATCTCCCACGGCCTCATGGCACTCGTGGCGCACCCCGATCAGCTCGAGAAGCTCCGGCAGGATCCCGCGGCAATGAAGCCCGCGGTGGAGGAGATCCTGCGGTGGGCGTCGCCGGTGGCGTACTTCGCGCGTCGGGCCACGCGGGATACGCAAGTACGCGGGACGAAGATCCGCGCCGGAGAACGGGTCACGGTCTGGTATCCATCGGCGAATCGAGACGAGGAGATCTTCGAAGATCCGTTCCGTTTCGACGTCTCGCGCCAACCCAACCACCAAGTTGCGTTCGGAGGAGGCGGCGCACACTTCTGTCTGGGAGCGAACCTGGCCCGGCAGGAGATCGCCATCCTGTTCCAGGAGCTTCTGGGAAGGGCGAAGGAGATCGAAATCGTCGCGCCGCCGAAGTACAGCGTCCTCGGCATCCTGAACCCGATCCTCGTGATCCCGAGCGAGATTCAGGTCAGGATCACCTGA
- a CDS encoding disulfide bond formation protein B yields the protein MTEPGNPTDPDWAMLFACWLLVATATLGSLFFSEVMELPPCSLCWAQRIFMFPLAIILLVGLVPFDPGVVRYALPLAATGGVIALYHLLLQVGVIPESAAPCRHGVSCSEAQLDVLGFLSIPMLSLVVFSSVTGLLLLLRRRQSP from the coding sequence ATGACCGAACCCGGGAACCCCACCGACCCTGACTGGGCGATGCTGTTCGCCTGCTGGCTACTGGTTGCCACCGCGACCCTGGGCAGCCTGTTCTTCTCAGAAGTGATGGAACTGCCGCCGTGTTCTCTGTGTTGGGCACAGCGGATCTTCATGTTCCCCCTGGCGATCATTCTACTCGTGGGGCTCGTTCCGTTCGATCCCGGCGTCGTGCGGTACGCGCTGCCGCTCGCCGCTACCGGCGGCGTGATCGCGCTCTATCACCTACTCCTGCAGGTTGGTGTCATCCCCGAAAGTGCGGCACCCTGCCGCCATGGAGTCTCGTGCTCTGAGGCCCAACTCGACGTTCTGGGCTTCCTGTCGATCCCCATGCTTTCGTTGGTCGTGTTCTCGAGCGTCACAGGGCTGCTCTTGTTGCTGAGGAGGCGACAGTCGCCATGA
- a CDS encoding thioredoxin domain-containing protein — protein MKRSFVVLAAAGGLLLAFVAATQLYTSLEADRIETLATGADSPLERPHSRKKGPADAKVVLVEFFDPACETCRDFDPYVKTLLAEHPNRVRLVLRYAPFHQGSDSVVKALEAAGLQDRYWETLQVLYETQPQWASHHHPQPEKIWQFLPSAGVDVDRARRDAQDPRFAQIIEQDLADLKTLGVRKTPQFFVNGKPLTRFGYEQLKSLVEAEIAAQYPQ, from the coding sequence ATGAAGAGATCATTCGTCGTTCTGGCCGCCGCGGGCGGGCTCCTGCTCGCCTTTGTAGCCGCGACTCAGCTGTACACGAGTCTCGAGGCAGATCGCATCGAGACGCTGGCGACGGGCGCGGATTCCCCGCTGGAGAGGCCCCACTCGCGAAAGAAGGGGCCGGCCGACGCCAAAGTCGTGCTCGTCGAGTTCTTCGATCCCGCATGCGAGACCTGTCGGGACTTCGATCCCTACGTGAAGACCCTGCTTGCCGAGCACCCCAATCGCGTGCGCCTGGTGCTGCGCTACGCGCCGTTCCACCAGGGATCCGATAGCGTGGTCAAGGCTCTCGAAGCGGCGGGATTGCAGGATCGCTACTGGGAGACTCTACAGGTGCTTTACGAGACCCAACCCCAGTGGGCGAGCCACCATCACCCCCAACCCGAGAAGATCTGGCAGTTCCTCCCGAGCGCTGGCGTGGACGTCGATCGGGCTCGCCGCGACGCCCAGGACCCGAGATTCGCGCAGATCATCGAACAGGACCTCGCAGACCTCAAGACGCTAGGCGTACGCAAGACACCTCAGTTCTTCGTGAACGGCAAACCGCTCACCCGGTTCGGCTACGAACAACTCAAGAGCCTCGTAGAAGCGGAGATCGCAGCGCAATACCCGCAATAG